The nucleotide window TGAGTAAAATTCTTCCTTAAAATCATCATCgatttttatatcattaaCTTTATCTTGAAAATCACTGTACTGTTTTATCGTTTCGTGAGATTCATCAAAACTGTCACTAACACTTGGTACCTCAAATTGTTTACTTGAGCTGCTATGATTACCCCTCATTTTTTCGAAAGCTACATTTTTGCTCACATTATCACTAgatttaaaattatcaaGTGTCCTGTTTGCACGGCAATCAAATTGTAATGctgaataattattttcaaaatcttCATCGAGTTGTATTTCATcacaattttctttaaaattattgtaaCGATTTAAAGCTTCCAATCGTTTTGCAGAAATATTGTCACCTGTTCGCGGGCTATTTGATTTAGCTGCCTTGCCAACATTTGATGAACCGGGTGATTCCTTAGCATTCATCATAGAATTATAATTTGGATTAAATCCTTTATTATTACCATTTCTACCACCATCTTCTAGATGAGTGTATCCATTTACAAAACTCTCATCTAGTTGTTCGTCATCAATATCTTCTTTAAAGTTATTGTAATGTTGCAAGGCGTCCAACCTCACTCCCAACTGATTTGGATCATTTTGAGCCTCATTTAATTGATTAAATTCGTTATCGAAAATTAACGAATCTAATGACTCCCTCGTCATATTTATGCTATTATTACCGCTTCCACTGGCTTTCATGTTAGCCTTTCTCACACGTCTATTATTGTATACTGAATCATCTAAGCGTTTTTGAAAATTGCTATCGAGAAATATTTCATGCAGATGTTTTTTAGAAGAATGGTAATTTTCCCTTAGCACATCTGCTTCTCTGTCATCATAGAGTTCATAATTTGGCTCAATGCTTATATTTGCATCTCCAATTAACAGTCTGCCCGACCTCACACCCAATGCATTTAGTCTCCCTCTGCTAGCCCATGATTCACTGTAGGTTGAGGTAGCATGCGTCTataaaaattggggaaaaaattcaccaTGTAACATGTGCGAAAAATGAACGCATGTTTTGTTTTACAAAGTTCACGCAAAGGCTCCTTTATAAGGTGCATAGCATACATGCaagcatatataaatatatacacatgcatatacacatacacacgcATGTGCTGCAGCGACATATTGCGTTGCTAAAAGGCAAAATTTTCTGCTTGGCTTACCTTATCCGTATATTGCCATGTTGATGCTAAAACAATAAATGTGCACGTCTTGACCAAAAAGCAGAAGAACTTATTTGTTTGGTCACCCATATGGCACTCCGTTAGAGATTCTGATTCATTCtcaacaaatatattatcatcTATATGATAGTTCCTTCGATAATTTTCAATCGTCTTAGGATTGTATCTTTTCCTagtcattttttacttttttagatttataaacattttactGTAGGTTTCGTTaactaaatataaatatatgacatATAACATATAACGCACAGGGTATATTTAAATTCTAATTAGCGTAAGCTGAAAGGAactataaaatttaaatataaaagaatttcccttctacatataataacaagagaaaaaaaaaaatgtacataaattacattaattttgaaaataggTAACTACAGCgtattaataatatgtaataatatatagcacataaaattgttaattataCGTTAATACAACAAATTTTTCTTGGTATAGGCTTTTTCCCAATtaccgaaaaaaaaaaaaaaaataacttcttttctataaaatacaaaaaaattgggataCTTCTAAAAATAGCATACaaacttttattattaaataatttttttcgcgaacaaataaacataaaataaaatattaattatactAATTTCAATTTCAACTacaatttcaattttttttaattattcttcctacatacataaaaatattctattctgtacatataaaaagatttaaaaaaatgttgcaaacaacaataaataatatataatatataatatattatttaatacatGAGAGATacagtaaaaataaaaccctggaacatttttttttattttatatgcgGCTGCTTCTCTACctataaatttgttttaatcGTAACTctataacatataatattattgttgccataggaaaaaaaaaaaaaaaaaaacactataCGTTATTTAAATAGAAactaattttgaaaataaaaaatatataatagaagatacaaataaaaattttttaagtttttttaaatccgaTATCTAACCAATTGTTAATTTAGAATTTTTTTGGAGTACATGAaaccaaaaataaaaaaaataaaatgtagtTTTCTTCAATAATCCCATTATTAAAAATCCCaatacaatatttattattaacaattttgttataatatatgattatATCCTTAATTTAACAACAAGTCTTTTtaaggaaaatgaaattttcttGGTTTTTTCTTAAAACATGGGTAAATTTGCTACAACctgcaaaaaattgccacatAGGCCCATACAacatgtaaattaaaaaaaaaaaaaaaaggtaaatatGAGAATAATGcaaacgttttaaaaataagttaataTGCAAATGCATGTAGCGTTACTGCAACGTTTCTAggattattttaaatgaaaattttcttataataaaaaaatataaggaCAAAATATCGCGGTATCCATTATTTGAAataatggcaaaaaaaaatatatatatatttctttcatttaatatatatatacggtTTTACGCGTATTTCGTGTCCGAATAGAATAAACGcgtatttttgtttttgtttctctATGAACTGAtgaatatacatatgcatataatatatatatttatttatgtatctATACGCGTGATTTAATTTCAATATTATTAACGTGTAAATATCTATTTACATAAGTTGCAATTATCAAATAAGAGGAAGTACCCCTCTTtaaaaaacagcaaaaaaattgtcctaaatatatgtacatatttctCTTTATATATGAGCTGAAAATGAGTTCACTGATTTTCTACAATAATAACATgtatcatatttatattcacattttatGCATagataaagtaaaaaaaaatcaataaGTCAAATTCGTAAATTATCccgaattatataaaaaataaaaaaaataaaaaacagcaaaattttaagatttcactaattttttttcacgaaaaaaaagggcacaattttattttgttatatattgtagaaaaaatgaggaatatatttttctttgcttcttttATGTGATGACTAATATTTTTaccataattttattttaaaagaattacaaTTGTATCAACTTTATCCTAATgcataattttgcaaaagttaattttatgagaaatgtatacattaatatgaattttttatttgcaaattagttaaataatatttttcttacttttttctttttgtgtgccttttttttaataaatatctCAAAGAAAGAGCAAAATCATATACAATCTTTTGTCTGAATGCAAAATAGCGCTTATCCATAATATGCGAACCAGAACATTTTTACGcaatagtatatataaaaaacatataatatattgtacTAGACAGAATTGTAACTCATTAGTTtgccaccttttttttcaaaagttgtgccttttttatatGGATTTTTTCTCAGTTTCTTAAATTCCAAAAGATGAATAAAATtcactttaatttttccttgtCCAATTGGTAAAATTGTGGtctacatataaaaatttttacgcTAAAATATTTCCTCTAATTAgagaaagtgaaaaaacaTAGAACAGTTTCTACATTCACTGATCTTATTTCCTTTAATAACTTTTCCTAAGTCTTCTTCGGCTAGCTTATAAATTTATGGTTGACTGTATTAATTGACACTGTCTAATTAATGCCGTTCAACTAGCTAAGAAATTTTATTGAAAGGTAGCACTAATAAAAagtagataaaaaaaaggaacgttccaatattattatttaaaaaaaaaatgctttattGCAACCTTCTTTTAGGAAAACTCCAAACCATTATCGTGTTTCCCAACTTATTTTCACACCTTTTATCATTGTTGTGTACATTATAATGTAGGGCGTACTTTAATATTTACactataacatttttaattacttaaaaattaGAACCTTCAGTTGCACTtgtatttctcttttcccATAGTgcagttttaattttacgcttctcttcatctttttctcattttgcattttaaacGGATATTTAAAAGATTCTTCACATTTAGCCAAAACGTAAGGCGATGTTAATATGCTAGGAGGTCCACTTTAAATAtgatcgaaaaaaaaatatatatgtgcatatgtcaCTGTTTACTATCAAAAGTgctattcccctttttgtcatTTGATGGTGTTTACCACTATATCTATTAAAATCAGTTCATAAATGGGACATTTTGCCaccttttccgcttttttctGCGTTCTCTATAATTAGCTTAATCACGCTGATAGAGAACCCCCCTAATGACAAGACTATCCAACGttctcttttaaaataatatatatataatgtacaaTGTAACGAGATAATGAATCGCACCTCTCGAGCGAACAATAAAACTCGCTTTTAAATTGACTTATCCACGTATTCGCCTTTTTGCAATGGTgttcttttcattcttcTGTAACGTAACTGATTGTCTATTTTTCGAATCAGTTCATATTTTCCTCAGAAATGGATAGCtttggaaataaaataatcttATTCGCCACTCTAGTTGCCTCCTATTCTGCGGAGTTTACATTATAActttaattaaaacatttttaatatatttttgtctATAAAGGGGGAGCCCCACAAAGTAGCATGTTCCGTTAATAATATGGAAATTTCTGGATTCTAAAATTAAGTAACCAATCAGTAGAAACATGATGAAGGACAGGGTTTCTCTTCGTATTTACTTCGAAAACCTTTTATAGCATTAGTTTGGTCTGAGATAGCACAGAACCATATTCTCCATTGGTAGGGCAGCAAAACATACATACCAGATGTTACCCTACTGttcatatgtgtgtatatacgTACGGATGTTCATATGCGCCTTAGATCACACGTATGTGACAACTTTATATTTAACTATTGGGAAGAATGCCCGTTTGCTACTAAAAAGtagcaaataaaaacaggGCTTATATGAAGGATCTGTGTTACGCATAGCCCATACGAAcaaagaatataaaattttggaaagctgaataaattattatatctaaaaaaggcaattctcaatatattataattttacacaGATCATCTGTCTACAAGATCAGGCTGTAAAATAACTGCCAtcctcctttttaagaaacacacatatataatatatatatacgttgCAACATGCGGAATTGCCAACatgcctcttcttcctcaccaTTCCCATTACGCACCAATGTCTATACAGAAAAATGCAATAACAATGAAAGCAAAGCTGTTCCctgttaacaaatttatgtcacaaattattatatttaaattaacaCATGTAAAAGTTGGTGATTCAAATCAGTTCTTGTAAATAAAGCaaataacacatttttcgAACATCAAAAATTTCAAATCATGCactatatgtgtatatattaatatacatatatatatcgATCAAATTTTCACGAATCAgctaaaatgaagaaattttagCACTAATTCGCACAAACTTtcgtaaaacaaaaaaaggaaaaataagggggaaaatgagaagaaaaaggaaaaaggaaaaaaaaaggaaaaggaaaaggaaaaagctttaaaaaatatgaacacacATATAAAAATCATGTATACATGTCTAATTGGGGTAAGGCAGGAGATCATTAATAACGTGCTCATGTTGcggtatattaaaaatgtaaatctCCCTCCGCAAATTGGTCGTAAAAGCACGTTTGCGCTGTTGTTTGTATGTATACCCTGCCTTAGGCACTACTCATTAGCATATTCAGTTAatagacaaaaaaataatttctatgTACGCAAATTGACACCTTTCAATATGTAATTAACcttaaatgtttttataattctgGGTTACTTTCTGCATGATGAACTATATTTTGGCATTTCCATACTTTAGCAAAAAGATATGCTATGATAAAAATAGTTGCAACCCCCGTCACGAAGGCAAATTGGgtagaaatttttaataacaataatgTAATAAGTGTTCCAAATAGAGCTGGAGAAAGTACTCTATATTTATGCATGGCACTCcaaattttcccctttttattgtTTCCTCTAAtcgcaaaagggaagccaCTGCTGCCATCGCTCAGAACGTCTAACAGTTCTAATTCAACTTGTatgtttaactttttaacaaaagTCTTAGCTTTTGATATAAATGATCTATTACCATGGCTATCACTATCCaactcttttaattttttcaattttgattctttgtaatttttcaaGAACGAATTATTTGATCTAGCTGTGTTTAATCTTTCATATGTCGACTCTATCTGCGAATTTGTGCTGCTATACATATCACTGTTCGAATTATCAACACTATATTCTGTTGCTGATTCATCATACATTTCTTCATCGTAATCATCCACAAAGTCATCTTCATAATATTGTAAATCCGTTTGGGATACATCAGCAGGAAAAAATCGTGCAATATGTTGCCTTTGGAAAAGTGATCGTCCAATCCTTCCATTTAATGATTTATCGTGGAACACCTTTCCCAGCGAATCCCCTAAGGGCAtaaactataaaaatttttaaagatatttttttcataatatagGAATAACCATTTAactgaaaaattaaaacataggCGCAAATTATTACTGCAGCGTGAGCAAACAACATAAACGAATATGCAAATTTTCCAACATGATCTTTATCCTTACATTGTCAGAATTCTCCCATTTCCagcatattaaaaaaagggaaaatatgtaaattttggaCAAAAggttattcatatttattttttctctcgtAGTTTTTTATGCTtgagtgtttttttaaaagcaacctatttcttttcttttctttataaatatatacaaaaaagcTGATTGCAATAGGTATATTATTTCGactttttcgtttccctttgacaaataatattcaaaaatgttattattaaatttgtgataataacacaaataatgtaatttttcctcagcttattatttttgtatgttCTCAAATATGGAACATTAGCTTCCTCTTCCAATTTTAATgatgaaaagtaaaaaccaTACTATTAGCAAATGAAGAACATTTAGAACAACATTGTATTTGCAGCAGAAATCTTTACACTTCATTAAAAtgcattattttatatgcttttattttatataaaaataatatattcaaacgaaaaataaatgtgatttataaaaaaaaaaaattaatgacgTGGAACAGTTGGcttaatttacaaaaattccTAACAAATCATATGCAAACCAGGAGAAAAGGtgatatttatatgtatgcgTATTGTGGCTGCAGTCTTTCTGAAAACTATGCAATGTAGGTCCGTTATTTAGTAACGAAAAAggggacgaaaaaaaaaataaataaaaaaaataaaataaaataaaataaaataaaataaaataaaataaaataaaataaaataaaataaaataaaataaaataaaataaaaaatataataaaataaaataaaataaaaaatataataaaataataataaaataataataaaataataataataatagcaaTATTATAGCAATAATAGCAATAATAGCAATATTATAGCAATATTATAGCAATATTATTATAGCAATATTATAGCAATATTATAGCAACCCAtatgcattaaaaatattaaaaaatatattaaatttttctttttagaTGTATCGCGAAAGATATAACAAAACGGTAAATAAAATGGTAGCACTAATCGTTAATCGttttaacccttttttggctttt belongs to Plasmodium vivax chromosome 6, whole genome shotgun sequence and includes:
- a CDS encoding hypothetical protein (encoded by transcript PVX_110830A) — encoded protein: MPLGDSLGKVFHDKSLNGRIGRSLFQRQHIARFFPADVSQTDLQYYEDDFVDDYDEEMYDESATEYSVDNSNSDMYSSTNSQIESTYERLNTARSNNSFLKNYKESKLKKLKELDSDSHGNRSFISKAKTFVKKLNIQVELELLDVLSDGSSGFPFAIRGNNKKGKIWSAMHKYRVLSPALFGTLITLLLLKISTQFAFVTGVATIFIIAYLFAKVWKCQNIVHHAESNPEL